In a genomic window of Acidimicrobiia bacterium:
- a CDS encoding DUF1156 domain-containing protein: MTYKKKLIEVALPLDAINREAAREKSIRHGHPSTLHLWWARRPLAAARAVLWASLVNDPSADVELFPTLEAQETERQRLFRILEQLVRWENSDNQHILDEATKEILDSCDGELPTVLDPFCGGGSIPLEAQRLGLPAFGGDLNPVAVLVSKAMIEIPPRFDRKPPMNPEARQGSGLKSWRGAQGLAEDVRYYGLRIQEQAFERIGSLYPKVRLPASKGSEDATAIAWIWARTVASPDPAWSGDVPLVRSWTLRSATKSKPSIWIEPIIDRHRQEIRYAIREGGEPPEGTIGRSTAGRCVATGTPFGFDYVRQQGRTTGFGRHAMAAVAQGPRGREYVAGIETPALPAVHIPSALEAELPRNPRDFKTPGYGLGHWKDLFTDRQLLALTTFSDQLQEVRMVIERDAQAAGLTIDGRRLRDGGDQGTAYADAVMTYLAFVLDKCADYWSTVCTWHNSKELIRNTFARQAIPMTWDFAEVNPFSGSTGSWRSMLDWVAKAIEHLPAVGAASVAQRDATARVAEIANPVVVTDPPYYDNIGYSDLSDFFYVWLRTSLRDVWPDELSTVLTPKAEELIADPYRHGSNPEARAHFEAGMKEVFSSVAAHQNPDFPSVVFYAFKQAETDASGTASTGWETFLQGLRSAGLAITSTWPVRTELVNRPLAMKKAALASSIVIACRPQHPMAPLATRGEFLAALRRELPPAIRLLQRESIAPVDMAQSAIGPGMAVFSRFSKVIESDGTDMPVRHALTLINEVLQEVLSEEETEFDADTRWALTWYEQNGMKPGLFGDAETLSKAKNTSVGGVVQAGIAVQQDGKVYLVDRDDLVADWDPSADTRLTVWEVTQNLIASLDESELVAANLLRWIGTGIGERARQLAYLLYQAADRRGWAEEAVAYNTLVQAWPDLVKLASRSETPVQQRLGE; the protein is encoded by the coding sequence ATGACGTACAAGAAGAAGTTGATCGAGGTGGCGCTGCCGCTCGACGCCATCAATCGGGAGGCTGCAAGGGAGAAATCCATCCGGCACGGCCATCCCTCAACTCTGCACCTCTGGTGGGCGCGTCGTCCGCTCGCTGCAGCGCGAGCTGTTCTGTGGGCGTCCTTGGTCAACGACCCTTCGGCAGACGTTGAGCTATTCCCGACCCTTGAGGCGCAGGAGACGGAGCGACAACGGCTCTTCCGGATCCTTGAGCAACTCGTGCGTTGGGAGAACTCGGACAATCAGCACATACTCGACGAGGCAACGAAGGAGATACTGGACTCGTGCGACGGCGAGTTACCCACTGTTCTTGACCCTTTCTGTGGAGGCGGATCGATACCGCTAGAGGCGCAGCGACTTGGGCTGCCCGCGTTCGGCGGCGATCTGAACCCTGTTGCCGTGTTGGTCTCGAAGGCGATGATCGAGATCCCTCCTCGGTTCGACCGGAAGCCACCGATGAACCCCGAAGCCCGGCAGGGGTCGGGTCTGAAGAGCTGGCGCGGAGCCCAAGGATTGGCAGAAGACGTCCGCTACTACGGGCTTCGGATTCAAGAACAAGCATTCGAGCGGATCGGAAGCCTCTATCCCAAGGTGCGGTTGCCAGCCAGCAAGGGAAGCGAGGACGCCACCGCGATTGCGTGGATCTGGGCGCGAACGGTGGCATCTCCAGATCCAGCATGGAGCGGAGATGTACCCCTTGTTCGCTCTTGGACGCTTCGTTCAGCGACTAAGTCAAAGCCCTCCATATGGATCGAGCCGATCATTGACAGACACCGCCAGGAGATCCGATACGCGATACGCGAGGGAGGGGAACCACCGGAAGGAACCATTGGCCGGAGCACAGCCGGGCGCTGCGTAGCAACGGGAACGCCATTCGGATTCGATTACGTACGTCAGCAAGGCCGAACGACGGGCTTCGGTCGCCATGCGATGGCGGCCGTAGCGCAGGGTCCCCGCGGTCGCGAGTATGTCGCCGGCATTGAGACGCCCGCATTACCCGCCGTGCACATTCCATCAGCCCTCGAAGCAGAGCTTCCCCGGAACCCGCGCGATTTCAAGACGCCGGGGTACGGGCTCGGCCATTGGAAGGACCTGTTCACAGACCGCCAACTCCTCGCACTTACGACATTCTCGGACCAGCTTCAAGAAGTTCGGATGGTCATCGAACGAGACGCTCAAGCGGCTGGCTTGACAATCGATGGCCGCCGACTCCGTGATGGCGGTGACCAAGGGACGGCATACGCGGACGCCGTGATGACGTACCTTGCTTTCGTTCTGGACAAGTGTGCCGACTATTGGTCCACGGTATGTACCTGGCACAATTCAAAGGAGCTGATCAGGAACACGTTCGCTCGCCAAGCGATTCCTATGACGTGGGATTTCGCCGAGGTGAACCCTTTCTCGGGATCAACTGGGAGTTGGCGGTCGATGCTGGATTGGGTTGCGAAGGCGATCGAACATCTGCCGGCGGTCGGGGCCGCGTCGGTGGCCCAACGAGATGCGACGGCGAGGGTCGCGGAGATTGCGAACCCAGTTGTAGTCACTGATCCTCCTTACTACGACAACATTGGGTACTCCGATCTCTCCGACTTCTTCTACGTATGGCTGAGAACGAGCCTTCGCGACGTCTGGCCCGACGAGCTATCCACTGTGCTCACTCCCAAGGCCGAAGAACTCATCGCAGACCCCTACCGCCATGGCTCCAATCCAGAGGCAAGGGCACACTTCGAGGCCGGGATGAAGGAGGTGTTCTCGTCCGTCGCCGCGCACCAGAATCCCGACTTCCCATCCGTCGTGTTCTACGCGTTTAAGCAGGCCGAGACGGACGCAAGCGGAACCGCGTCGACGGGCTGGGAGACCTTCTTGCAAGGCTTGAGGTCTGCGGGCCTCGCCATTACGTCGACATGGCCCGTGAGGACGGAACTGGTCAATCGTCCGCTAGCGATGAAGAAGGCAGCACTCGCATCCTCGATTGTCATAGCCTGTCGCCCCCAACACCCGATGGCCCCGCTGGCGACTCGCGGCGAATTCTTGGCCGCTCTCCGCCGGGAACTGCCGCCGGCGATCCGACTTCTCCAACGAGAGTCCATCGCACCCGTGGACATGGCTCAATCGGCAATCGGACCCGGAATGGCCGTCTTCTCTCGATTTTCGAAAGTCATCGAATCCGATGGTACCGATATGCCCGTTCGCCACGCTCTGACGCTCATAAACGAAGTGCTTCAGGAGGTGCTCTCCGAGGAGGAGACCGAGTTCGACGCTGATACGCGATGGGCCTTGACGTGGTATGAGCAGAACGGAATGAAACCAGGACTCTTCGGGGATGCAGAGACGCTGTCGAAAGCGAAGAACACATCGGTAGGCGGCGTAGTTCAAGCCGGTATCGCAGTCCAGCAGGACGGCAAGGTGTACCTGGTCGATCGGGATGATCTCGTCGCAGACTGGGACCCTTCTGCCGACACTCGTCTAACCGTTTGGGAGGTCACGCAAAACCTCATCGCATCCCTCGACGAGTCGGAGCTGGTCGCAGCAAATCTCCTGCGCTGGATCGGTACAGGGATCGGCGAGCGTGCCAGGCAGCTTGCCTACCTTCTCTATCAAGCAGCCGATCGGCGTGGATGGGCCGAGGAGGCTGTGGCCTATAACACCCTCGTTCAGGCGTGGCCCGATTTGGTCAAACTCGCCAGCCGATCTGAAACCCCAGTGCAGCAGAGATTGGGAGAATGA
- a CDS encoding type IV secretory system conjugative DNA transfer family protein: protein MTPPATQPDAEKLLTVAASVLVAACTLVWSAGQVAARLWQGTWLPTPLFDSPIVLWQLIVDPTDPANAWPAPARSLLPGPLAYYTTLTVITLALLAVATFGYRWHQRQTEAESGSARWAKPRDLKPLLIRKPQPGRLTLGTVHRRLIATEAQHSVAVIGPAGTGKTTGFAIPALLEWDGPVIATSVKGDLLEHTIDHRRTIGDTYVFDPVASTGEPTAGWSPLHTCTDWQGALRMAAWLASTARAGERGGLQDSDFWYAVAQKLLAPLLYAAATSGATMADVLRWVDLQDEQEPIKALHKARSVDAVQAFAATINREDRSRSSAYTTAETVLAAFADPGVLATTNRQPAIDPDRLLDGGNHTLYICGPLHEQARLRPLFTALIEQTIARIYDRANRTTDRLQKPLLLAIDEAANIAPLPDLAQIASTARGVGIQLVTIWQDFAQIQARYGTFAQTVINNHRAKVVLAGISDTPTLDYISRLIGDEQVTEESRSRSPDGKTSTTESTRHRPLAPTADLRRADTGTGVLVYGNLHPARIDLRVPSHQRAWFGGLQARLSGGSGFQ from the coding sequence GTGACCCCGCCCGCGACCCAACCAGACGCCGAGAAGCTCCTCACCGTCGCCGCCAGCGTCCTGGTTGCCGCTTGTACGCTCGTGTGGAGCGCCGGCCAGGTTGCGGCCCGCCTCTGGCAGGGCACCTGGCTCCCCACACCGCTGTTCGACAGCCCGATCGTTCTCTGGCAACTGATCGTCGACCCCACCGATCCCGCGAATGCCTGGCCGGCACCGGCACGGAGCCTCCTCCCCGGACCTCTCGCCTACTACACCACCCTCACGGTCATCACCCTTGCGCTCCTCGCCGTCGCCACATTCGGCTACCGCTGGCACCAGCGCCAGACAGAGGCCGAGTCTGGTTCGGCGCGTTGGGCCAAACCACGCGACCTCAAACCCCTCCTCATCCGCAAGCCCCAACCCGGACGGCTCACCCTCGGCACCGTCCACCGGCGCCTCATCGCCACCGAAGCCCAACACTCCGTCGCCGTCATCGGACCAGCCGGCACCGGCAAAACCACCGGCTTCGCCATCCCCGCCCTCCTCGAATGGGACGGACCGGTCATCGCCACCTCCGTCAAAGGCGACCTCCTCGAACACACCATCGACCACCGCCGAACCATCGGAGACACCTACGTCTTCGACCCCGTCGCCTCCACAGGTGAACCGACCGCAGGATGGTCACCACTCCATACCTGCACCGACTGGCAAGGCGCCCTACGGATGGCCGCATGGCTCGCCTCCACAGCCCGCGCCGGAGAGCGAGGCGGACTCCAAGACTCAGACTTCTGGTACGCCGTCGCTCAGAAGCTCCTCGCCCCACTCCTCTACGCCGCCGCCACCAGCGGGGCCACCATGGCCGATGTCCTCCGCTGGGTTGACCTCCAAGACGAGCAGGAACCGATCAAGGCCCTGCACAAAGCCCGCAGCGTCGACGCCGTCCAAGCATTCGCCGCCACGATCAACCGAGAAGACCGCTCCCGCTCCTCCGCCTATACCACCGCCGAGACGGTGCTCGCCGCCTTCGCCGACCCCGGCGTCCTCGCCACCACCAACCGCCAACCGGCCATCGACCCGGACCGGCTCCTCGACGGAGGCAACCACACCCTCTACATCTGCGGACCTCTCCACGAACAAGCCCGCCTCCGCCCGCTGTTCACCGCCCTCATCGAACAGACAATCGCCCGCATCTACGACCGAGCCAACCGCACCACCGACCGCCTCCAGAAACCACTCCTGCTCGCCATCGACGAAGCAGCAAACATCGCCCCCCTCCCCGACCTCGCTCAGATCGCCTCCACCGCCCGCGGCGTCGGCATCCAACTCGTCACCATCTGGCAAGACTTCGCCCAGATCCAGGCCCGCTACGGCACGTTCGCCCAAACGGTCATCAACAATCACCGCGCCAAAGTCGTCCTCGCCGGCATCTCCGACACACCCACGCTCGACTACATCAGCCGCCTCATCGGCGATGAACAGGTCACTGAGGAATCCCGCAGCCGCAGCCCCGACGGCAAAACCAGCACCACCGAATCCACCCGACACCGACCACTCGCCCCCACCGCCGACCTGAGACGCGCAGATACCGGCACCGGAGTCCTGGTCTACGGAAACCTCCACCCTGCACGGATAGACCTACGTGTGCCGAGCCACCAGAGAGCATGGTTTGGCGGCTTGCAGGCGCGACTATCTGGAGGCTCGGGCTTCCAGTAG
- a CDS encoding helicase-related protein produces MATLEDLKPESIVEGLVVGKPVAIVATTWHGTDTVEVVYRTSGGAVDNRLLSRSDEARLTIASEERHWTLDADGELFKLASEARRIELAHLFDPYVAIESANIDPLPHQIEAVYEQMLPRQPLRFLLADDPGAGKTIMSGLYIRELAIRGDAERVLVVAPGSLVEQWQDELWQRFQLPFDILSRDMVENARTGNPFIERNFLIARVDQIARNEDLQVKLRASEWDLVVVDEAHKMAARYFGSKLEKTKRYQVGEQLRGITRNLLLLTATPHNGKEEDFQQFLALLDPDRFAGRLRDGRAPDASDLMRRYVKENLLTFDGRPLFPERIARTVKYDLSPLEDSLYKAVTHYVREEMDKAKAIEEGGDRRRGLVVGFALTALQRRLASSPEAIYRSVQRRKERLQKRLIELEAILDGTARDSATIPKGLSETDLEDFDFDDYDDVELEQLEDEAIDQATAAATVPELRDEIDKLAKLEKLTAAVRASGTDKKWEELSSILQSDAMNAPDGTKRKIIIFTEHRDTLHYLERRIRSLLGKPEVICVIHGGLRRADRRRTQDAFITNPDIQVLVATDAAGEGVNLQRANLMVNYDLPWNPNRIEQRFGRIHRIGQQEVCHLWNMVAHNTREGAVFERLLDKIEEQRKALGDQVYDVLGDSFIDRSLRELLIEAIRYGDDPEVRARQMRIIDEGIGKRLEDVVAERALAVDILGKARVDEIRDMMERAKARKLQPGFIRAFFLDAFRLLGGRITEREGGRFEITRVPSAVRSTEREAKVGSPLQPVYERVTFEKELIKVDGKPPAELLSPGHPLLTAVIDTIGDRHGALLQRGTVFIDPDDPTETPRALVYLEHAVKDGRPGEDGGRRTVSRRYQFVEIPESSDPSDAGYAPYLDYRPADEERPILSDTLRGEWITAALSTTARSHAIENLAGPHIQEVRRITEDRVARVRAAVVDRLTSEINYWDARAADAKAKELQGKKPKGGFTSGHARNIADDLQARLERRNRQLDQELDLSNQPPTVVGGAIVIPQGLLDRLAGERTQPPHTYAKDVEEVDRRAVSAVLSAERALQREPQEMPHHQPGYDIESRDLESGDLYFIEVKGRIEGSDTVTVKARQVRQAQNTPDRFILALVSVPEDRAADPTVRYLLRPFQGTELPFAAVSVNLSLPKLLSEAVEPR; encoded by the coding sequence TTGGCAACATTGGAGGACCTCAAACCGGAATCGATCGTTGAGGGCCTCGTCGTTGGCAAGCCGGTCGCCATCGTGGCGACCACCTGGCATGGCACGGACACGGTCGAGGTTGTCTACCGCACCTCGGGCGGCGCTGTAGATAATCGCCTCCTCTCCCGATCCGATGAGGCACGTCTGACTATCGCCTCGGAAGAGCGCCATTGGACGCTCGACGCCGATGGCGAGCTGTTCAAGCTGGCGTCGGAGGCCCGTCGAATCGAGCTGGCACATCTGTTCGACCCGTATGTAGCGATCGAGTCAGCCAACATCGACCCGCTGCCACATCAGATCGAAGCTGTCTACGAGCAGATGCTCCCCCGTCAACCTCTCCGGTTCCTTTTGGCCGACGACCCCGGGGCCGGCAAGACAATCATGTCAGGCCTCTACATTCGGGAATTGGCGATCCGGGGTGACGCCGAACGGGTCCTTGTGGTCGCCCCCGGTTCGCTGGTGGAGCAGTGGCAGGACGAGCTTTGGCAGAGGTTCCAACTGCCGTTCGACATCCTGTCTCGGGACATGGTGGAGAACGCCAGGACCGGCAACCCTTTCATCGAAAGGAACTTCCTGATCGCCCGAGTCGATCAGATCGCACGCAACGAAGACCTCCAGGTCAAGCTCCGTGCCTCCGAGTGGGATCTGGTCGTAGTGGACGAGGCCCACAAGATGGCCGCCCGCTACTTCGGTTCCAAGCTGGAGAAGACCAAGCGTTACCAGGTAGGCGAACAACTCCGGGGAATCACCCGCAACCTCCTGCTGTTGACCGCCACGCCACACAACGGCAAGGAAGAGGACTTCCAACAGTTCCTCGCCCTTCTCGACCCCGACCGCTTTGCGGGCCGATTGCGCGACGGGCGTGCACCCGACGCATCCGACCTGATGCGCCGCTACGTCAAGGAGAACCTCCTCACCTTCGACGGCAGACCATTGTTCCCGGAACGGATCGCCCGGACCGTCAAGTACGACCTGTCGCCGCTGGAGGACAGCCTCTACAAGGCAGTCACCCATTACGTCCGCGAGGAGATGGACAAGGCCAAGGCGATCGAAGAGGGCGGCGACCGACGACGTGGCCTTGTCGTCGGCTTTGCTCTTACCGCCCTTCAGCGGCGACTCGCTTCCTCGCCGGAGGCGATCTACCGCTCGGTGCAGCGCCGCAAGGAGCGCCTCCAGAAGCGGCTCATCGAGCTGGAAGCGATCCTCGATGGAACAGCTCGCGATAGTGCCACCATTCCGAAAGGCCTTTCAGAGACTGACCTCGAGGACTTCGATTTTGACGATTACGACGACGTCGAACTCGAGCAACTGGAAGACGAGGCCATCGACCAGGCCACAGCAGCCGCGACCGTCCCCGAGCTCCGGGACGAGATCGACAAGCTGGCAAAACTGGAGAAGCTCACTGCCGCAGTCCGAGCATCAGGTACCGACAAGAAGTGGGAGGAGCTGTCCTCGATTCTCCAATCCGACGCTATGAACGCACCCGACGGCACAAAACGCAAGATCATCATCTTCACCGAGCACCGCGACACTCTCCACTACTTAGAGCGTCGCATCCGGAGCCTCCTTGGCAAACCAGAAGTCATCTGTGTAATCCACGGGGGCCTTCGACGGGCAGACCGACGCCGCACCCAGGATGCTTTCATCACCAACCCAGACATCCAGGTGCTCGTAGCCACGGATGCAGCCGGTGAAGGCGTTAACCTGCAGCGGGCCAACCTGATGGTCAACTACGACTTGCCGTGGAACCCAAACCGCATCGAGCAACGCTTCGGTCGCATCCACCGCATCGGACAGCAAGAAGTGTGCCACCTATGGAACATGGTCGCCCACAACACCAGAGAAGGTGCCGTATTCGAGCGGCTCCTCGACAAGATCGAAGAACAGCGCAAAGCGCTGGGCGACCAGGTCTACGACGTCCTGGGTGACTCATTCATCGACCGCTCGCTGCGTGAACTCCTTATCGAGGCGATCCGCTACGGCGATGATCCCGAAGTTCGGGCTCGACAAATGCGGATCATCGACGAGGGCATCGGCAAGCGACTAGAAGATGTCGTTGCTGAGCGCGCACTGGCAGTCGACATCCTCGGCAAGGCCCGCGTCGATGAGATCCGAGACATGATGGAACGGGCAAAGGCCCGCAAGCTCCAACCCGGGTTTATCCGAGCGTTCTTCCTCGACGCCTTCCGACTCCTGGGCGGTCGTATCACCGAACGGGAAGGTGGACGGTTTGAAATCACCCGCGTCCCTTCGGCAGTCCGATCCACCGAGCGGGAAGCGAAGGTCGGATCCCCGTTGCAGCCGGTCTACGAGCGCGTCACCTTCGAGAAGGAACTCATCAAGGTCGACGGCAAGCCACCGGCGGAACTGCTCAGCCCCGGCCACCCACTCCTTACGGCAGTCATCGACACCATTGGAGACCGGCATGGCGCACTGCTCCAACGCGGAACGGTGTTCATCGACCCCGACGATCCGACCGAAACCCCCCGGGCACTCGTCTACCTCGAACATGCCGTGAAAGACGGACGGCCCGGAGAAGATGGCGGTAGGCGGACAGTGTCTCGCCGCTACCAGTTCGTCGAGATCCCTGAAAGTAGCGACCCGAGCGATGCCGGCTATGCCCCCTACCTCGACTACCGGCCAGCAGACGAAGAACGCCCAATCCTGTCCGACACTCTCAGAGGTGAGTGGATCACAGCCGCGCTGTCAACGACCGCCCGAAGCCACGCCATCGAGAACCTCGCCGGACCCCACATCCAGGAAGTCCGTCGCATTACAGAAGACCGCGTCGCCCGGGTACGAGCCGCTGTCGTAGACCGGCTCACCAGCGAGATCAACTATTGGGACGCACGAGCCGCCGACGCCAAGGCCAAAGAACTCCAAGGTAAGAAGCCAAAGGGAGGCTTCACGTCCGGGCATGCTCGCAACATCGCCGACGACCTGCAGGCGCGTCTAGAACGCAGAAACCGCCAACTCGACCAAGAACTCGATCTCTCCAACCAACCTCCGACGGTCGTCGGCGGGGCCATCGTTATCCCCCAAGGTCTTCTCGACCGGCTCGCCGGCGAACGCACCCAGCCCCCGCACACCTACGCGAAGGATGTCGAGGAGGTCGACCGAAGGGCAGTCTCAGCCGTGCTTTCAGCAGAGCGGGCTCTCCAAAGGGAACCGCAGGAGATGCCCCACCACCAACCAGGCTACGACATCGAAAGCCGCGACCTCGAGAGCGGCGACCTCTACTTCATCGAGGTCAAAGGTCGTATCGAAGGATCCGACACCGTCACAGTGAAAGCCCGCCAGGTTCGGCAAGCACAAAACACCCCCGACCGGTTCATCCTCGCTCTTGTCTCCGTCCCAGAAGATCGAGCTGCGGATCCGACAGTGCGATACCTGTTGCGACCATTTCAGGGCACAGAGCTTCCATTCGCAGCGGTGTCGGTCAATCTCTCACTACCCAAGCTGCTCTCAGAAGCCGTGGAGCCGAGATGA
- a CDS encoding IS1182 family transposase, translated as MLGTTDRQGSLLGVESLLAPLFEGDDSSFYARMAAHGDGLVRDEDFADCYSMGMGRPSIPPALLMKTVLLQVRDDVSDREAARRAAKDLDWKRALGVEADQVPFHHTTLAVFRSRLLLNDADERVLRATLVHAVEAGLFPKRVLAIADSTGVMGAAAVSDTYSLLRQAIAKLGSAASDRLAKRLRRAIDRVCVNKAGIDWADADARRTHLGELVEVARAVLAATAGVDDLAEARDLLERIVDQDIEEAPDDGGGPGIRRGVARDRIVSVVDPDMRHGRKSPSKRVDGYKAHLLTDHDTELVLAVGVTGANAPDGPEAAPMVATAQAAGVPVREMLGDTAYGDGDTRVAAEEIGVKVTAKTQPPASTGKFVKTDFVVDPDTPSATCPAGHATTRHSWSTDHKGRRVMVMKFAPDLCDACPLRQRCTTNSNGRSITLNFHEARLQAARAEQARPSTRRKLRRRALVERKLAEGKRHGMGKARYRGTRKVLLQQRVTAGLLNMKRLFALLDEPGRLQHA; from the coding sequence ATGCTTGGAACTACTGATCGGCAAGGGAGCCTGCTGGGGGTGGAGTCGCTTTTGGCGCCGCTGTTTGAGGGCGACGACTCGTCGTTCTATGCCCGCATGGCAGCCCACGGTGACGGCCTCGTCAGGGACGAGGACTTCGCCGATTGTTACTCGATGGGTATGGGACGCCCCTCGATCCCCCCTGCGCTGTTGATGAAGACAGTGCTGCTGCAGGTGCGCGACGACGTGAGCGACCGGGAGGCGGCGCGGCGGGCGGCCAAGGATCTCGACTGGAAGCGCGCCCTCGGCGTGGAGGCCGATCAGGTGCCGTTTCACCACACCACACTGGCGGTGTTCCGCAGCCGGTTGCTCCTCAACGACGCCGACGAACGGGTGCTGAGAGCCACTCTGGTCCACGCCGTCGAGGCCGGGCTCTTCCCGAAGCGGGTGCTCGCCATCGCCGACTCGACCGGGGTGATGGGAGCGGCTGCGGTCTCTGACACCTACAGCCTGTTGCGTCAGGCCATCGCCAAGCTGGGTAGCGCCGCTTCTGACCGGCTGGCCAAGCGGCTGCGCCGGGCCATCGACCGTGTGTGTGTCAACAAGGCCGGCATCGACTGGGCCGACGCTGACGCCAGGCGGACCCACCTCGGTGAGCTGGTCGAGGTGGCCCGGGCGGTGCTGGCAGCCACCGCCGGGGTCGACGACCTCGCTGAAGCCCGCGACCTGCTGGAGCGTATCGTCGACCAAGACATCGAGGAGGCCCCCGACGACGGCGGTGGGCCGGGTATCCGCCGGGGTGTGGCCCGCGACCGGATCGTGTCGGTCGTCGACCCCGACATGCGTCACGGGCGAAAGAGCCCCTCCAAGCGGGTCGACGGTTACAAGGCTCACCTCCTCACCGACCACGACACCGAACTGGTGTTGGCCGTGGGTGTCACCGGGGCCAACGCCCCCGATGGGCCCGAGGCGGCTCCGATGGTGGCCACCGCACAGGCAGCCGGTGTCCCGGTGCGTGAGATGCTCGGTGACACCGCCTACGGCGACGGCGACACCCGGGTCGCCGCAGAGGAGATCGGGGTCAAAGTCACCGCAAAGACCCAGCCGCCAGCGTCCACCGGCAAGTTCGTCAAGACCGACTTCGTCGTCGACCCCGACACACCCTCGGCGACCTGTCCCGCCGGTCACGCCACGACCCGTCACAGCTGGAGCACCGACCACAAGGGCCGAAGGGTCATGGTCATGAAGTTCGCGCCCGACCTGTGCGACGCGTGTCCGCTGCGCCAACGCTGCACCACGAACTCGAACGGCCGCAGCATCACCCTGAACTTCCACGAGGCGCGTCTCCAAGCCGCCCGAGCCGAACAGGCCCGACCGTCAACCCGCCGAAAGCTCCGACGACGGGCCCTGGTCGAACGCAAACTCGCCGAAGGCAAACGCCACGGGATGGGCAAGGCCCGCTACCGCGGAACACGCAAAGTGCTCCTCCAACAGCGTGTGACCGCCGGCTTGTTGAACATGAAGCGGCTCTTCGCTCTGCTCGACGAACCGGGAAGACTGCAACATGCTTGA